One window from the genome of Salvelinus sp. IW2-2015 unplaced genomic scaffold, ASM291031v2 Un_scaffold16393, whole genome shotgun sequence encodes:
- the ndor1 gene encoding NADPH-dependent diflavin oxidoreductase 1, with protein sequence MSAPKLLILYGSQTGTAQDTAERIGRQAQRRRMQVKAEALDSYNVANLISESLVVFVCSTTGQGDPPDNMKNFWRFVFRKSLPAGSLCRLDCAVLGLGDSSYPKFNFVAKKLQKRLMQLGASVLLPVGLADDQHDLGADGVIDPWLMSFWERAQALYPTPAGQSLIREDEPLPPRYVFRFLDDVTENRADRLSVPEPPISPSQTHTFPGRVVSSKRVTHASHFQDVRHIEFDITGSDIEFTAGDVVMMRPCNTPEDVEQFCQLLRLDPDRQFTLSPTNCDTGSVPARLAQPCTVRHLVESFLDIAAVPRRSFFELLATFATNELEREKLSEFNSAQGQDELHAYCNRPRRTALEVLTDFPHTTAELSVDYLLDLFPEIQPRSFSIASSLLTHPNRIQILLAVVHYKTKMHLPRKGLCSSWLASLDPKQGDVYVPLWVKKGSMKFPKDPYSPVIMVGPGTGVAPFRSALQERIAQGKTANVLFFGCRSQSKDFYCCSEWEEMEKAGQLTLFTAFSRDQEDKIYVQQRVQEQAELLWDLIANKKGYFYIAGNAKQMPTAVCDALKEGFQSQGGVSSAEADEMLVAMERAGRFQSETWS encoded by the exons ATGTCAGCCCCAAAGCTGTTGATTCTATATGGGAGCCAGACGGGCACTGCCCAGGACACGGCCGAGCGGATTGGACGCCAGGCGCAAAGGAGGCGAATGCAAGTCAAAGCGGAGGCTCTTGACAGTTACAATGTG GCTAACCTCATCTCTGAGTCCCTGGTTGTATTTGTGTGTTCCACCACTGGCCAAGGAGATCCACCAGACAACATGAAG AATTTCTGGCGGTTCGTGTTTAGGAAGTCTCTGCCCGCTGGATCTCTGTGTCGCCTAGACTGTGCCGTGCTGGGCTTGGGTGATTCCTCCTATCCCAA GTTCAACTTTGTGGCGAAGAAGCTTCAAAAGCGCCTTATGCAGCTGGGGGCTAGTGTGCTGCTGCCTGTGGGACTGGCAGATGACCAGCACGACCTGGG TGCAGATGGGGTGATTGACCCCTGGCTCATGTCATTCTGGGAGAGGGCGCAAGCTCTATATCCAACACCTGCAGGCCAGAGTCTTATCAGGGAGGATGAACC ACTCCCTCCGAGGTACGTTTTCAGATTTCTGGATGACGTCACTGAGAATAGGGCAGATAGGCTAAGTGTGCCAGAGCCGCCGATCTCgccctctcagacacacacatttccagGCAGGGTGGTATCCAGTAAAAGGGTTACGCACGCCTCCCACTTTCAGGATGTTCGACACATTGAGTTTGACATCACAGGCTCAGATATTGA GTTCACTGCTGGGGACGTGGTGATGATGAGACCTTGTAACACCCCTGAGGACGTGGAGCAGTTCTGTCAGCTCCTGAGACTGGACCCTGATCGCCAGTTCACCCTCAGCCCCACAAACTGCGACACAG GTTCGGTCCCAGCCCGCCTGGCCCAGCCTTGCACGGTTCGGCATCTGGTGGAGAGCTTCCTGGACATAGCGGCAGTGCCTCGTCGCTCCTTCTTCGAGCTCCTCGCCACCTTTGCTACCAATGAGCTGGAGCGGGAGAAGTTGTCTGAGTTTAACTCTGCCCAGGGCCAGGACGAGCTGCATGCCTACTGCAACAGGCCGCGACGCACTGCCTTGGAG GTGTTGACCGACTTCCCCCACACGACAGCAGAGCTGAGTGTAGACTACCTACTGGACCTGTTCCCTGAGATTCAGCCTCGCTCCTTCTCCATTGCCTCCTCCCTGCTG acacatcccAACAGGATCCAGATACTGCTAGCTGTGGTGCACTACAAAACCAAGATGCACCTGCCACGCAAAGGCCTGTGTTCCTCCTGGCTAGCCTCACTGGACCCCAAACAAG GGGACGTTTATGTGCCTTTGTGGGTAAAGAAGGGGAGTATGAAGTTCCCTAAGGACCCCTACTCCCCTGTGATCATGGTTGGGCCTGGAACGGGAGTGGCTCCTTTCAGGTCTGCTTTGCAGGAGAGGATAGCCCAGGGCAAGACTG CCAATGTGCTGTTTTTTGGCTGCCGGTCCCAGTCTAAGGATTTCTACTGCTGCTCAGaatgggaggagatggagaaagcAGGGCAGCTGACACTCTTCACAGCTTTCTCCAGGGATCAG GAAGACAAGATTTATGTGCAACAGCGTGTGCAGGAGCAAGCTGAGCTGCTGTGGGATCTGATCGCCAATAAGAAAGGCTACTTTTACATCGCAGG CAACGCCAAACAGATGCCGACGGCAGTGTGTGACGCCCTGAAGGAGGGCTTTCAGAGCCAAGGGGGCGTGTCCTCTGCCGAGGCGGACGAGATGCTGGTCGCCATGGAGAGGGCAGGCCGATTCCAGAG